A single Cottoperca gobio chromosome 3, fCotGob3.1, whole genome shotgun sequence DNA region contains:
- the tdp1 gene encoding tyrosyl-DNA phosphodiesterase 1 — MSQDGQHGKWTVSSSDDDVDDLPLSGTTTSKPHQPAVSSHSSHPSASPPGPKLEAVTASVEVKLEPANTPVPSLVIGSEARQSGASNQLNPEKYESSPSLAGKRKKDVSDGSGWALSDSDDDDGDTKGKSLSNLPKRAPPSPKTKKPKVENERPPSPHGRVYYIDEPDDFFESSIPCLNDTYRFYLNKVTGLDRKYNSGALHIRDILSPLFGTLKESVQFNYCFDIDWMVKQYPSEFRDRPVLIVHGDKREAKARLLQQAKPFPHIRFCQAKLDIAFGTHHTKMMLLWYEEGFRVIVMTSNLIRADWYQKTQGMWMSPLFPRLPKGSSESEGESATFFKRDLLEYLASYRAPELEEWIQRIREHDLSETRIYLIGSTPGRYVGSNMERWGHLRLRKLLYEHAEPIPGDERWPVIGQFSSIGSMGLDKTKWLTGEFQRTMTTLGKSSVRPAPPMHLVYPSVEDVRTSLEGYPAGGSLPYSIQTAQKQLWLHSFFHRWKANTTGRSHAMPHIKTYMRASPDFTELAWFLLTSANLSKAAWGALEKSNTQVMVRSYELGVLYLPAAFNMKTFPVHENPFPVSSSSGFPVPFDLPPTCYSPKDQPWIWNIPYSQAPDTHGNIWVPS; from the exons ATGTCTCAGGACGGTCAACATGGCAAGTGGACCGTCTCCAGCAGTGATGACGACGTTGATGATCTTCCTCTTTCTGGGACGACTACTTCTAAGCCCCATCAACCCGCTGTATCCAGTCACAGCTCCCATCCGTCTGCCTCTCCCCCCGGCCCCAAACTGGAAGCAGTAACAGCCAGTGTGGAGGTGAAACTAGAACCAGCTAACACCCCTGTACCCTCGCTTGTTATTGGCTCTGAGGCCAGACAGTCTGGAGCATCGAACCAGTTAAATCCAGAGAAGTATGAAAGTAGTCCGTCATTGGctggaaagaggaagaaagatgtGTCAGACGGCTCAGGCTGGGCTCTCTCAgatagtgatgatgatgatggagatACAAAGGGGAAGAGCCTCAGTAATTTACCAAAGAGGGCGCCTCCAAGCCCCAAAACAAAGAAACCAAAGGTGGAGAACGAGCGCCCTCCAAGTCCCCACGGCCGCGTCTACTATATCGACGAGCCAGATGACTTCTTTGAGTCCAGTATTCCTTGTCTAAATGACACCTACAGGTTTTACCTCAACAAAGTCACAGGTCtggacaggaagtacaacagtGGAGCTCTGCACATCAGAG ACATTCTCTCTCCACTATTTGGGACCCTGAAAGAGTCGGTTCAA TTTAACTACTGCTTTGATATTGACTGGATGGTTAAGCAGTACCCATCAGAGTTTAG ggATCGTCCCGTTCTGATCGTCCATGGAGATAAGAGGGAGGCCAAGGCCCGGCTGCTCCAGCAGGCTAAGCCTTTTCCACATATTCGCTTCTGTCAG GCAAAGCTGGATATTGCTTTTGGAACTCACCACAC gAAGATGATGTTGCTGTGGTATGAGGAAGGTTTCAGAGTCATTGTAATGACCTCCAACCTCATCAGAGCTGACTGGTACCAGAAAACACAAGG AATGTGGATGAGCCCCTTGTTTCCGCGGTTACCGAAGGGCAGCAGTGAGAGCGAAGGTGAGTCAGCGACCTTCTTTAAGAGGGACCTGCTGGAATACCTGGCATCATACCGCGCACCAGAACTAGAGGAGTGGATCCAACGAATCAGAGAGCACGACCTGTCGGAGACCAG GATTTATTTGATCGGCTCAACCCCAGGAAGATATGTTGGCTCCAACATGGAGCGCTGGGGCCACCTGAGGCTGAGGAAG CTGTTGTATGAGCATGCAGAACCTATTCCAGGGGATGAGAGGTGGCCTGTGATTGGCCAGTTCTCCAGCATCGGCTCTATGGGACTGGATAAGACCAAATGGTTGACAGGGGAATTTCAGCGCACCATGACAACGCTGGGGAAGTCCTCTGTTCGCCCAGCTCCCCCCATGCACTTG GTGTATCCATCAGTTGAAGATGTGAGGACTAGTTTAGAAGGCTATCCAG CGGGAGGCTCTCTTCCCTACAGCATCCAGACGGCTCAGAAACAACTCTGGCTTCACTCTTTCTTCCA ccGTTGGAAGGCGAATACGACAGGAAGGAGTCATGCCATGCCACACATCAAGACATACATGAGGGCGTCACCAGATTTCACTGAGCTTGCCTGGTTCCTCCTCACAAG tgCCAACCTGTCCAAAGCAGCATGGGGTGCTCTGGAGAAGAGCAACACTCAGGTGATGGTTCGTTCATACGAGCTGGGAGTCCTCTACCTGCCCGCCGCCTTT AACATGAAGACCTTCCCTGTTCACGAAAATCCATTTCCTGTCTCCTCTTCATCTGGTTTCCCTGTGCCATTTGACCTTCCACCAACATGCTACTCTcctaaag atCAGCCGTGGATCTGGAACATTCCGTACAGCCAGGCTCCCGACACACACGGCAACATCTGGGTTCCCtcctga
- the LOC115027019 gene encoding homeobox-containing protein 1-like isoform X1 — MFQQCEEPRFTIEQIDLLQRLRRTGITQAEVLHALDTLDHLERQHGHKLTHKPPYMPPSSSLSSSSAVVASSSMTSTATQTSFPNNRLSLSPGNNFDTTSPPLPIPVASPVTIAAVVQNGLVTNGKLSPPRFPLGVVSGSVTAPGYGFETSEEDIDVDDKVEDLMRRDSAMIKEEIKSFLANRRISQAVVAQVTGISQSRISHWLLQQGSDLSEQKKRAFFRWYQLEKSNPGATLAMRAAPLAMEEVMDWQQAPPPFGSAPGGFRLRRGSRFTWRKECLAVMESYFLDNQYPDEAKREEIATACNAVIQKPGKKLSDLERVTSLKVYNWFANRRKDIKRRANIEAAILESHGIEVQSPGGQSNSDEVDGNDFPDQGCEVSLFDKRASARQFGFSRADLSSPTQVPTLLPSWFSALGRGGLSGQRGTSLIGRSLVSGAGSQTEGSRLTGVSWSPPSPSLQDEPTIHSALSEPQDPMGLEKVAVNHSNQALANQVEGAACSIGNDIKTETLEDD; from the exons ATGTTCCAGCAGTGTGAGGAGCCTCGTTTCACCATCGAGCAGATTGATCTCCTCCAGAGGCTAAGGAGGACGGGTATCACACAGGCGGAGGTGCTTCACGCCCTGGACACCCTGGACCACCTGGAGCGGCAACATGGACACAAGTTGACCCACAAACCTCCCTACATGCCTCCCTCATCTTCCTTGTCTTCTTCCAGCGCCGTCGTCGCCTCTTCCTCTATGACTTCCACCGCCACTCAGACAAGTTTCCCCAACAACCGACTCTCACTGTCGCCTGGTAACAACTTTGACACCACCTCACCGCCTCTACCCATTCCAGTAGCCTCACCTGTCACCATAGCGGCGGTAGTCCAGAACGGCCTAGTCACCAATGGGAAGCTGTCACCGCCCAGGTTTCCTCTCGGTGTCGTCAGTGGCAGCGTGACGGCACCAGGCTACGGTTTTGAGACCAGTGAAGAGGACATAGATGTTGATGACAAGGTGGAGGACTTGATGAG GAGGGATAGTGCTATGATCAAAGAAGAGATTAAGTCCTTCCTGGCGAACAGGCGGATCTCCCAGGCTGTGGTCGCTCAGGTAACGG GGATCAGTCAGAGTCGCATCTCCCACTGGCTCCTTCAGCAGGGGTCGGACCTCAGCGAGCAAAAGAAACGAGCCTTCTTTCGCTGGTACCAGCTGGAGAAGAGCAACCCTG GTGCCACTCTTGCCATGCGAGCCGCCCCATTGGCTATGGAGGAGGTGATGGACTGGCAGCAAGCCCCACCCCCATTTGGCTCGGCCCCTGGGGGCTTCCGTCTGCGGCGAGGGAGCAGGTTCACCTGGAGGAAGGAGTGTCTAGCTGTTATGGAGAG ctactTCCTTGATAACCAGTACCCTGATGAAGCGAAGAGAGAGGAGATTGCCACCGCCTGCAATGCTGTCATTCAGAAACCAG gaaaAAAGCTGTCTGATTTGGAGAGGGTAACATCTCTGAAGGTCTACAACTGGTTTGCCAACCGACGCAAAGACATCAAGAGGCGCGCTAACATTG AAGCAGCCATCTTGGAGAGCCACGGCATCGAGGTTCAGAGTCCAGGCGGTCAGTCCAACAGCGACGAGGTGGACGGCAACGACTTCCCTGACCAG GGCTGCGAGGTGTCCTTATTTGACAAGAGAGCTTCAGCCAGGCAGTTTGGATTCAGTCGAGCTGACCTGTCCTCTCCAACCCAG GTTCCCACGCTGCTCCCCAGCTGGTTCTCCGCCCTGGGCAGAGGAGGCTTGTCGGGCCAGAGGGGCACGTCTCTGATTGGCCGCTCCCTTGTGTCAGGGGCGGGCTCTCAGACGGAAGGTTCCAGATTGACAGGTGTGTCCTggtctcccccctccccctccctgcaGGACGAACCCACCATTCACAGCGCGCTGTCCGAGCCGCAGGACCCAATGGGTTTAGAAAAGGTGGCCGTCAATCACAGCAACCAAGCCCTGGCCAATCAGGTGGAAGGGGCGGCGTGCAGTATTGGGAACGACATCAAGACGGAAACGCTGGAGGAcgactga
- the LOC115027019 gene encoding homeobox-containing protein 1-like isoform X2, which translates to MFQQCEEPRFTIEQIDLLQRLRRTGITQAEVLHALDTLDHLERQHGHKLTHKPPYMPPSSSLSSSSAVVASSSMTSTATQTSFPNNRLSLSPGNNFDTTSPPLPIPVASPVTIAAVVQNGLVTNGKLSPPRFPLGVVSGSVTAPGYGFETSEEDIDVDDKVEDLMRRDSAMIKEEIKSFLANRRISQAVVAQVTGISQSRISHWLLQQGSDLSEQKKRAFFRWYQLEKSNPGATLAMRAAPLAMEEVMDWQQAPPPFGSAPGGFRLRRGSRFTWRKECLAVMESYFLDNQYPDEAKREEIATACNAVIQKPGKKLSDLERVTSLKVYNWFANRRKDIKRRANIAAILESHGIEVQSPGGQSNSDEVDGNDFPDQGCEVSLFDKRASARQFGFSRADLSSPTQVPTLLPSWFSALGRGGLSGQRGTSLIGRSLVSGAGSQTEGSRLTGVSWSPPSPSLQDEPTIHSALSEPQDPMGLEKVAVNHSNQALANQVEGAACSIGNDIKTETLEDD; encoded by the exons ATGTTCCAGCAGTGTGAGGAGCCTCGTTTCACCATCGAGCAGATTGATCTCCTCCAGAGGCTAAGGAGGACGGGTATCACACAGGCGGAGGTGCTTCACGCCCTGGACACCCTGGACCACCTGGAGCGGCAACATGGACACAAGTTGACCCACAAACCTCCCTACATGCCTCCCTCATCTTCCTTGTCTTCTTCCAGCGCCGTCGTCGCCTCTTCCTCTATGACTTCCACCGCCACTCAGACAAGTTTCCCCAACAACCGACTCTCACTGTCGCCTGGTAACAACTTTGACACCACCTCACCGCCTCTACCCATTCCAGTAGCCTCACCTGTCACCATAGCGGCGGTAGTCCAGAACGGCCTAGTCACCAATGGGAAGCTGTCACCGCCCAGGTTTCCTCTCGGTGTCGTCAGTGGCAGCGTGACGGCACCAGGCTACGGTTTTGAGACCAGTGAAGAGGACATAGATGTTGATGACAAGGTGGAGGACTTGATGAG GAGGGATAGTGCTATGATCAAAGAAGAGATTAAGTCCTTCCTGGCGAACAGGCGGATCTCCCAGGCTGTGGTCGCTCAGGTAACGG GGATCAGTCAGAGTCGCATCTCCCACTGGCTCCTTCAGCAGGGGTCGGACCTCAGCGAGCAAAAGAAACGAGCCTTCTTTCGCTGGTACCAGCTGGAGAAGAGCAACCCTG GTGCCACTCTTGCCATGCGAGCCGCCCCATTGGCTATGGAGGAGGTGATGGACTGGCAGCAAGCCCCACCCCCATTTGGCTCGGCCCCTGGGGGCTTCCGTCTGCGGCGAGGGAGCAGGTTCACCTGGAGGAAGGAGTGTCTAGCTGTTATGGAGAG ctactTCCTTGATAACCAGTACCCTGATGAAGCGAAGAGAGAGGAGATTGCCACCGCCTGCAATGCTGTCATTCAGAAACCAG gaaaAAAGCTGTCTGATTTGGAGAGGGTAACATCTCTGAAGGTCTACAACTGGTTTGCCAACCGACGCAAAGACATCAAGAGGCGCGCTAACATTG CAGCCATCTTGGAGAGCCACGGCATCGAGGTTCAGAGTCCAGGCGGTCAGTCCAACAGCGACGAGGTGGACGGCAACGACTTCCCTGACCAG GGCTGCGAGGTGTCCTTATTTGACAAGAGAGCTTCAGCCAGGCAGTTTGGATTCAGTCGAGCTGACCTGTCCTCTCCAACCCAG GTTCCCACGCTGCTCCCCAGCTGGTTCTCCGCCCTGGGCAGAGGAGGCTTGTCGGGCCAGAGGGGCACGTCTCTGATTGGCCGCTCCCTTGTGTCAGGGGCGGGCTCTCAGACGGAAGGTTCCAGATTGACAGGTGTGTCCTggtctcccccctccccctccctgcaGGACGAACCCACCATTCACAGCGCGCTGTCCGAGCCGCAGGACCCAATGGGTTTAGAAAAGGTGGCCGTCAATCACAGCAACCAAGCCCTGGCCAATCAGGTGGAAGGGGCGGCGTGCAGTATTGGGAACGACATCAAGACGGAAACGCTGGAGGAcgactga
- the LOC115027019 gene encoding homeobox-containing protein 1-like isoform X3, whose amino-acid sequence MFQQCEEPRFTIEQIDLLQRLRRTGITQAEVLHALDTLDHLERQHGHKLTHKPPYMPPSSSLSSSSAVVASSSMTSTATQTSFPNNRLSLSPGNNFDTTSPPLPIPVASPVTIAAVVQNGLVTNGKLSPPRFPLGVVSGSVTAPGYGFETSEEDIDVDDKVEDLMRRDSAMIKEEIKSFLANRRISQAVVAQVTGISQSRISHWLLQQGSDLSEQKKRAFFRWYQLEKSNPGATLAMRAAPLAMEEVMDWQQAPPPFGSAPGGFRLRRGSRFTWRKECLAVMESYFLDNQYPDEAKREEIATACNAVIQKPGKKLSDLERVTSLKVYNWFANRRKDIKRRANIAILESHGIEVQSPGGQSNSDEVDGNDFPDQGCEVSLFDKRASARQFGFSRADLSSPTQVPTLLPSWFSALGRGGLSGQRGTSLIGRSLVSGAGSQTEGSRLTGVSWSPPSPSLQDEPTIHSALSEPQDPMGLEKVAVNHSNQALANQVEGAACSIGNDIKTETLEDD is encoded by the exons ATGTTCCAGCAGTGTGAGGAGCCTCGTTTCACCATCGAGCAGATTGATCTCCTCCAGAGGCTAAGGAGGACGGGTATCACACAGGCGGAGGTGCTTCACGCCCTGGACACCCTGGACCACCTGGAGCGGCAACATGGACACAAGTTGACCCACAAACCTCCCTACATGCCTCCCTCATCTTCCTTGTCTTCTTCCAGCGCCGTCGTCGCCTCTTCCTCTATGACTTCCACCGCCACTCAGACAAGTTTCCCCAACAACCGACTCTCACTGTCGCCTGGTAACAACTTTGACACCACCTCACCGCCTCTACCCATTCCAGTAGCCTCACCTGTCACCATAGCGGCGGTAGTCCAGAACGGCCTAGTCACCAATGGGAAGCTGTCACCGCCCAGGTTTCCTCTCGGTGTCGTCAGTGGCAGCGTGACGGCACCAGGCTACGGTTTTGAGACCAGTGAAGAGGACATAGATGTTGATGACAAGGTGGAGGACTTGATGAG GAGGGATAGTGCTATGATCAAAGAAGAGATTAAGTCCTTCCTGGCGAACAGGCGGATCTCCCAGGCTGTGGTCGCTCAGGTAACGG GGATCAGTCAGAGTCGCATCTCCCACTGGCTCCTTCAGCAGGGGTCGGACCTCAGCGAGCAAAAGAAACGAGCCTTCTTTCGCTGGTACCAGCTGGAGAAGAGCAACCCTG GTGCCACTCTTGCCATGCGAGCCGCCCCATTGGCTATGGAGGAGGTGATGGACTGGCAGCAAGCCCCACCCCCATTTGGCTCGGCCCCTGGGGGCTTCCGTCTGCGGCGAGGGAGCAGGTTCACCTGGAGGAAGGAGTGTCTAGCTGTTATGGAGAG ctactTCCTTGATAACCAGTACCCTGATGAAGCGAAGAGAGAGGAGATTGCCACCGCCTGCAATGCTGTCATTCAGAAACCAG gaaaAAAGCTGTCTGATTTGGAGAGGGTAACATCTCTGAAGGTCTACAACTGGTTTGCCAACCGACGCAAAGACATCAAGAGGCGCGCTAACATTG CCATCTTGGAGAGCCACGGCATCGAGGTTCAGAGTCCAGGCGGTCAGTCCAACAGCGACGAGGTGGACGGCAACGACTTCCCTGACCAG GGCTGCGAGGTGTCCTTATTTGACAAGAGAGCTTCAGCCAGGCAGTTTGGATTCAGTCGAGCTGACCTGTCCTCTCCAACCCAG GTTCCCACGCTGCTCCCCAGCTGGTTCTCCGCCCTGGGCAGAGGAGGCTTGTCGGGCCAGAGGGGCACGTCTCTGATTGGCCGCTCCCTTGTGTCAGGGGCGGGCTCTCAGACGGAAGGTTCCAGATTGACAGGTGTGTCCTggtctcccccctccccctccctgcaGGACGAACCCACCATTCACAGCGCGCTGTCCGAGCCGCAGGACCCAATGGGTTTAGAAAAGGTGGCCGTCAATCACAGCAACCAAGCCCTGGCCAATCAGGTGGAAGGGGCGGCGTGCAGTATTGGGAACGACATCAAGACGGAAACGCTGGAGGAcgactga